The Ooceraea biroi isolate clonal line C1 chromosome 11, Obir_v5.4, whole genome shotgun sequence genome includes a region encoding these proteins:
- the LOC113562932 gene encoding uncharacterized protein LOC113562932 — MKKFVTDSGLGGLLPPSFPILLGLLVVAVSRVSIVATEKSGTPMHSVQLTQKGYIQFLRWELPVPEIHEFTFCLWVKSIDLEHPHSIFSYSRNERERLIRSWISSRGRSIHLEIGGLEVFRRPIRMQEHRWYHVCQSWENQVGRYALWLDGRLELQGRSEETIHYVIPGGGDIVLGQEYTDFDKGLEEGIEGSVLGFNLLLASAFNRLDNSHPEPALQPTITAGLPLTELPFVADIRTEVARRNAEKTTRASVVPMQLAFGPNWSRKISRRDDTRIRDNAVALPLRLSVVANDTRREETPPIHRRAIIFDDSIANASGESSDAPLGLQLVKLSYVRCQLGRGSPPIGGQLMLISWTKTPVRVFGGAIVKNVGDECGKF; from the exons ATGAAGAAATTCGTGACGGACTCCGGACTCGGCGGACTTCTCCCTCCCTCGTTCCCGATCCTTTTGGGCTTGCTCGTCGTGGCGGTTTCAAGAGTATCGATCGTCGCCACCGAGAAGAGCGGCACGCCGATGCACAGTGTCCAGTTAACGCAGAAGGGCTACATCCAG TTTCTCAGGTGGGAATTGCCGGTGCCGGAAATCCATGAATTTACATTCTGCCTGTGGGTGAAGTCGATCGACCTCGAACATCCTCACTCCATCTTCTCGTATTCAA GGAACGAGCGGGAACGTTTGATTCGATCTTGGATATCGTCGCGCGGAAGGAGCATTCATCTGGAAATTGGCGGCCTCGAGGTATTCCGAAGGCCAATCCGCATGCAGGAACATCGCTGGTACCACGTGTGTCAAAGTTGGGAGAACCAGGTTGGTCGTTACGCCCTATGGCTCGATGGACGTTTGGAGTTGCAAGGTCGCTCCGAAGAG ACGATCCATTACGTGATCCCAGGAGGCGGCGATATCGTTCTAGGTCAGGAGTACACAGACTTTGACAAAGGACTCGAGGAAGGCATCGAGGGCTCGGTCCTGGGTTTCAATCTTCTGCTAGCCTCAGCGTTCAACCGCCTCGATAACAGCCACCCGGAGCCTGCATTGCAGCCGACCATCACAGCTGGACTTCCGCTCACTGAGCTTCCGTTCGTCGCGGATATTCGCACTGAAGTAGCCAGACGCAACGCGGAGAAAACGACGCGCGCCAGCGTCGTCCCGATGCAACTCGCGTTCGGTCCCAATTGGTCTCGCAAGATATCTCGGAGAGACGACACGAGAATACGGGACAATGCCGTAGCTTTGCCGCTTCGATTAAGTGTCGTCGCCAATGACACGAGGAGAGAAGAGACGCCACCGATTCACAGACGGGCGATCATCTTCGATGACTCGATCGCCAATGCGTCCGGAGAATCATCAGACGCTCCCCTGGGTCTACAGTTGGTGAAATTGTCGTACGTTCGCTGCCAACTGGGCAGAGGTAGCCCGCCTATAGGCGGCCAGCTGATGCTGATCTCCTGGACCAAAACCCCTGTGAGGGTGTTCGGTGGCGCGATCGTGAAGAACGTGGGCGACGAGTGCGGGAAGTTCTGA